A part of Plasmodium coatneyi strain Hackeri chromosome 8, complete sequence genomic DNA contains:
- a CDS encoding U5 small nuclear ribonuclear protein, with protein sequence MESKKNLYDEFGNYIGEDIDSDGDYSDGEEEEDVSDGVDQEADSDLDGNSDADSDERSDEDSDAGRGKAKERRRKKKRGKNETGSDDSEGSHAESEEESDEGEGKRLGDNMDELQRAYEGVEVFVEQEDTQDIEEATINKINTNVERISFIKKLDVEANRKNFDLIETSLPNNTFSFKYMSQLMNQTQFIKNICIAGHFHHGKTTLIDRIIEFTREKKENKTKLTYGNGTASGGNPNSGTVSFFNVNTEMEGVLIRKNNPGKNNSSMMTPFNTKKIDHLINYTDTRLDEQARGLSIKAIPISLILQNKMYENIPSNILLNKKKNNLKYKSYLFNIMDTPGHVNFFDEFLCAVNICECCCLVVDVTDGCMYVTENVIKTCIYENVKIVLILNCIDKLIMDLRLPPNDAYHKINYTIEEINKKIESFCDMLNKSVKEKKKFLLSPLKNNVLFASSIYGVFFTLKSFSKIYCNLYNAYNIDIDEFAQHLWGDIYFNEKDFSFVSSPLYSNQRRSFVEFILNPIYKIFGYVCSEEKEFLIPFLKNFNITLKKNDYLFNNKYLLKKINGMIFEDTTAFVDVILDNCPSPVENAKQKTRQIYSGSLKTKLCYDMMRCLKGDKTDNLMIYIIKNYHRPECIILDLFGRVMCGTIRKGQTVRILGEGYSPSDDEDMITRVVTHLWIYEGRYRVEVDEVPAGNFVLIGGVDICINKTCTITNVKKKKNGPAKGLKKDQLSGTKVTGILPTSKPGNSLKKEERTILLDEEEETEIFYPLHRKFKYINCANSVFKVACEPINPSELPKMLEGLRKIDKTYPLSSTKVEESGEHIILGTGELYLDCILHDLRKLYGDLEIKVSDPVVQFNETVIETSALNCFAETPNKKNKIHMIVEPMQKELTDDIVQGLVHLNKGERDANVEEYLRTVDRLLLEEGEAQNAGSSEQAVDESDKSDEPNESDASDESNEVDLNGANEGEPPTEQRTHTLNYNLDKNVISLLRDKHNWDMLSIRSIWAFGPENNSPNVLVDDTLYKETNKENLYSIKENIIQGFCWATKEGPLIEECMKNVKVKILKGEIDDDPINRGAGQIIPTTRRAIYSSFLLATPRLMEPILFTEIICSGDSVSSVYNVLSRRRGHVLKDFPKVGTPLYMVHAYLPAIESFGFETDLRTHTSGQAFCLSMFDHWHIVPGDPLDKSVILRPLEPAPIQHLAREFLLKTRRRKGLTEDVTINRFFDDPMLLNIKDEFAEYF encoded by the coding sequence ATGGAGTCGAAGAAGAACCTGTACGATGAGTTCGGAAATTACATAGGGGAAGACATCGACAGCGATGGAGACTACTCAGatggggaggaggaggaggacgtAAGTGACGGAGTGGACCAGGAGGCAGATTCCGATTTGGATGGAAATAGCGATGCAGATAGTGACGAACGTAGCGATGAGGATAGCGATGCggggaggggaaaagcaaaagaaagaagaaggaaaaaaaaaagggggaaaaacgaaacTGGTAGTGATGACAGCGAAGGTAGTCATGCCGAAAgtgaggaagaaagtgaCGAAGGAGAGGGAAAGCGCCTTGGGGATAATATGGATGAACTGCAGAGAGCGTACGAAGGGGTGGAAGTGTTCGTAGAACAGGAAGATACACAAGACATAGAAGAAGCAACAatcaataaaataaacacaaACGTAGAACGAATCAGCTTTATTAAGAAGCTGGACGTAGAGGCGAACAGGAAGAACTTCGACTTGATCGAAACGAGTCTCCCCAACAACACATTCAGTTTTAAATACATGTCCCAATTGATGAACCAAACGcagtttataaaaaatatttgtataGCGGGGCACTTTCATCATGGGAAGACGACCCTCATAGATAGGATAATCGAATTTACTcgagagaaaaaggaaaacaaaacgaaaTTAACATATGGAAATGGAACAGCAAGCGGGGGGAACCCGAACAGCGGCACAGTAAGCTTCTTTAACGTGAATACAGAAATGGAGGGAGTactaataagaaaaaataatcctgGAAAGAATAATTCCTCCATGATGACTCCTTttaatacgaaaaaaatagaccACCTAATAAACTACACAGATACAAGGCTAGACGAACAAGCAAGAGGATTGTCCATCAAGGCAATTCCCATATCCCTCATTCTGCAGAATAAAATGTATGAAAATATTCCTAGTAATATTTtactaaataaaaaaaaaaataatttaaagtaTAAATCGTACCTTTTTAACATTATGGATACACCAGGACATGTAAATTTCTTCGATGAGTTTCTCTGTGCAGTGAATATCTGTGAATGTTGCTGCTTGGTGGTGGATGTGACAGATGGGTGCATGTATGTGACGGAAAATGTGATTAAGACGTGCATTTACGAGAATGTGAAGATCGTATTAATCCTTAACTGCATAGATAAGCTAATAATGGACTTACGTTTACCCCCGAATGATGCATACCACAAGATTAACTACACTATTGAGGAGATTAACAAGAAAATAGAATCCTTCTGCGATATGTTAAATAAGAGtgtaaaggagaagaagaaatttctTCTATCTCCCCTGAAGAACAATGTCCTGTTCGCTTCCAGCATTTatggcgttttttttaccctcAAATCGTTCAGTAAAATTTATTGTAATTTATACAACGCGTACAATATCGATATTGATGAATTCGCACAACACCTCTGGGGAGACATTTATTTCAACGAGAAGGACTTCTCTTTCGTTTCCTCTCCACTGTATTCAAATCAGAGGAGGTCATTTGTGGAATTTATCTTAAACccaatttataaaattttcgGATATGTTTgctcagaagaaaaagaattcctcattccttttttaaaaaattttaacattactttaaaaaaaaatgactacctttttaacaacaaatatcttctcaaaaaaataaatgggatGATATTTGAAGATACGACTGCGTTCGTCGATGTCATTTTGGACAATTGCCCCTCCCCAGTGGAAAATGCGAAACAGAAGACCAGGCAAATTTACTCAGGTTCGCTGAAAACGAAGTTATGTTACGACATGATGAGATGCCTCAAGGGGGACAAAACGGATAATTTGATGATTTACATAATTAAGAATTACCACCGACCGGAGTGCATCATTTTGGACCTCTTCGGTAGGGTCATGTGTGGCACCATCAGGAAGGGACAAACTGTGCGTATCTTGGGGGAGGGTTACAGCCCTAGTGATGACGAAGATATGATAACAAGAGTGGTTACTCATTTGTGGATTTACGAGGGAAGATATCGGGTTGAGGTCGATGAGGTCCCTGCAGGCAATTTCGTTCTCATTGGAGGTGTTGACATTTGCATAAACAAAACGTGCACCATAACgaatgtgaagaagaaaaaaaatggacccGCAAAAGGGCTGAAGAAGGATCAGCTGAGCGGAACCAAAGTAACGGGAATTTTACCCACTTCAAAACCTGGAAACagtttgaaaaaggaagaaagaacaatCCTTctcgatgaggaggaagaaacggaGATATTCTACCCCTTACATAGAAAATTCAAGTATATAAATTGTGCCAACTCCGTTTTTAAAGTTGCTTGTGAACCTATTAACCCATCGGAACTTCCCAAAATGTTGGAAGGACTCAGAAAAATTGATAAAACCTATCCTTTGTCGAGTACCAAAGTGGAGGAGTCCGGTGAACACATCATCCTGGGGACAGGGGAACTATACTTGGACTGCATTCTGCACGACTTGAGGAAGCTTTATGGAGATTTGGAAATTAAGGTGTCCGACCCTGTGGTGCAGTTTAACGAAACGGTTATCGAAACGTCCGCTCTGAACTGCTTTGCGGAGACACCaaataagaagaacaaaattcaTATGATTGTGGAACCGATGCAGAAGGAGCTGACGGATGACATTGTGCAGGGGCTGGTCCACCTGAACAAGGGCGAACGAGACGCCAACGTGGAGGAGTACTTACGCACCGTTGACCGGCTTCTGCTGGAGGAGGGAGAGGCGCAAAATGCAGGGTCATCGGAACAGGCGGTAGACGAATCGGACAAATCGGACGAGCCGAACGAATCGGACGCATCCGACGAATCCAACGAAGTGGATCTAAACGGAGCAAACGAAGGAGAACCCCCCACGGAGCagcgcacacacacactgaATTACAACCTAGACAAGAACGTTATCTCCCTCCTCAGGGATAAGCACAACTGGGATATGCTGTCCATAAGATCCATTTGGGCCTTCGGTCCGGAAAACAACAGCCCAAACGTCCTAGTGGACGACACCTTATATAAAGAAACGAATAAAGAAAACCTGTACTCCATTAAGGAAAATATCATTCAAGGATTTTGTTGGGCCACGAAGGAGGGACCTCTAATCGAAGAGTgcatgaaaaatgtgaaggtaaaaattttaaaaggtgaAATAGATGATGACCCAATAAATAGAGGAGCTGGACAAATTATACCAACAACGAGGAGAGCTATATATTCGTCCTTTTTACTGGCTACCCCGAGGTTAATGGAACCCATTTTGTTCACAGAAATTATTTGCTCAGGTGATTCTGTTTCATCTGTTTATAATGTGTTGTCTAGAAGAAGAGGACATGTATTGAAAGATTTCCCCAAAGTGGGAACCCCCCTGTATATGGTTCACGCGTACTTACCAGCAATTGAGTCCTTTGGGTTCGAAACTGATTTAAGGACACACACAAGTGGACAGGCATTTTGCTTGAGTATGTTTGACCATTGGCATATTGTCCCAGGGGATCCCCTAGACAAGTCAGTCATACTGAGACCCCTGGAGCCGGCGCCCATTCAGCATCTGGCCCGGGAATTTTTGCTAAAaacgaggaggaggaaagggtTAACCGAGGATGTTACGATTAACAGGTTCTTCGATGACCCGATGCTGCTAAACATAAAGGACGAATTCGCGGAATATTTCTGA